A single region of the Aurantiacibacter sp. MUD11 genome encodes:
- a CDS encoding DUF6456 domain-containing protein, with protein sequence MQHRKLVERELTEEGPRRRNGAVKSRRSVTVNLGESPLGWLHAHGHLDDRLFDAGERLRADYERASLGPNVTMRWDPVRVKGTGDQGLTPSERQLSARTRFDGALKQAGKGLEDILWRVVCAGESLPVAERALAWPARSGKLVLKLALDRVADFYRIT encoded by the coding sequence TTGCAGCATCGCAAACTCGTCGAACGGGAACTGACCGAAGAAGGCCCGCGCCGTCGCAATGGCGCGGTGAAGAGCCGCCGCAGCGTGACGGTGAACCTGGGCGAGAGCCCGCTGGGCTGGCTGCATGCCCACGGCCACCTCGACGATCGGCTGTTCGACGCGGGCGAGCGGCTGCGCGCCGATTACGAGCGCGCCAGTCTTGGCCCCAATGTCACCATGCGCTGGGATCCGGTGCGGGTGAAGGGGACGGGCGACCAGGGCCTGACCCCGTCCGAACGCCAGCTGTCTGCACGCACACGGTTCGACGGGGCGCTGAAGCAGGCGGGCAAGGGGCTGGAGGACATCCTCTGGCGCGTGGTTTGCGCGGGTGAGTCGCTACCGGTTGCGGAAAGGGCGCTGGCCTGGCCGGCGCGCAGCGGCAAGCTGGTGCTGAAGCTGGCGCTCGACCGGGTGGCCGACTTCTACCGGATAACCTAG
- a CDS encoding helix-turn-helix domain-containing protein encodes MINRIRDIRKQKGMTLAEVAAACDPPTTAQTIGRLETGMRNLSLAWMNRIGAALGVDPETLVKGDDDQPTQIIARLTEAGAEALSAPRDAILPTELVDAGSLVCLSIETSQGEYRSGDQLWMRQVSPEDAANLINRDVLAPRSGGRFAFGRLIDRQGTLVGLLPPGIGQRQIVIDSPAWLAVSEMLVRKL; translated from the coding sequence GTGATCAACCGCATCCGCGACATTCGCAAGCAGAAGGGCATGACGCTGGCCGAGGTGGCCGCCGCTTGCGATCCGCCCACAACCGCGCAGACCATCGGGCGGCTGGAAACCGGCATGCGCAATCTCTCGCTCGCCTGGATGAACCGCATCGGTGCCGCGCTCGGCGTCGACCCGGAAACCCTGGTGAAAGGCGACGACGACCAGCCAACGCAGATCATCGCCCGGCTGACTGAAGCTGGAGCGGAAGCGCTGTCCGCCCCGCGTGATGCCATCCTGCCGACCGAGCTGGTCGATGCCGGTTCGCTGGTGTGCCTCTCGATCGAGACCAGCCAGGGCGAATATCGCAGCGGCGACCAGCTATGGATGCGGCAGGTCTCGCCGGAAGATGCCGCCAATCTCATCAACCGTGACGTGCTGGCACCCCGCTCCGGCGGACGCTTCGCCTTCGGTCGCCTGATCGACCGGCAAGGAACGCTGGTGGGCCTGCTGCCGCCGGGCATTGGCCAGCGACAGATCGTCATCGACAGCCCGGCCTGGCTGGCGGTGTCCGAAATGCTGGTGCGGAAACTCTAG
- a CDS encoding glycosyltransferase produces the protein MRRVLSIATLYPNAHVPRFGTFVARQMEALAARPDWEVTVINPIGVPPVPMGRYKALAAAAVSGEEGGVDVRRPRFNLIPAVGGPFNPRMIARAVLPLARRLHANQPYDLVDAQFFYPDGPAAARIAAELDLPLSIKARGADISHWGHKGYALAKMQAASRQAAGLLAVSEALKADMAAIGLPADKITVHYTGLDHELFRPLGRGKCRERLAEEFNVQLGDGDKLLVTVGALIPRKGQQFVIRALPELPDTHLALVGTGADRDALAQLAFECDVSHRVHFLGSLDHGTLPMVLGAANAMVLPSASEGLANAWVEALACGIPLVITDAGGARELLTRPEAGRIVERSVAGVADGVREVFAAGYKKKDVASSVDHFSWEANAAALAAYYESLLT, from the coding sequence ATGAGACGCGTCCTCTCCATCGCCACGCTCTATCCCAACGCCCATGTGCCGCGCTTCGGCACCTTCGTCGCCCGGCAGATGGAGGCGCTGGCCGCGCGGCCGGATTGGGAAGTGACGGTGATCAACCCGATCGGCGTGCCGCCGGTGCCGATGGGGCGCTACAAGGCACTGGCGGCTGCGGCGGTGTCGGGCGAAGAAGGCGGAGTCGACGTGCGCCGCCCGCGTTTCAACCTGATCCCCGCAGTGGGCGGCCCCTTCAATCCAAGGATGATCGCCCGCGCCGTGCTGCCGCTGGCGCGCCGGCTGCATGCGAACCAGCCATACGATCTCGTCGACGCGCAGTTCTTCTACCCCGATGGCCCTGCGGCGGCACGGATCGCGGCGGAACTGGACCTGCCGCTCAGCATCAAGGCGCGTGGGGCGGACATCTCGCACTGGGGCCACAAGGGCTATGCGCTGGCCAAGATGCAGGCCGCGTCCCGACAGGCGGCCGGCCTGCTGGCGGTCAGCGAGGCGCTGAAGGCGGACATGGCGGCAATCGGCCTGCCAGCCGACAAGATCACCGTGCACTACACCGGGCTGGACCATGAGCTGTTCCGGCCGCTGGGGCGCGGCAAGTGTCGGGAGCGGTTGGCCGAGGAGTTCAACGTCCAGTTGGGCGACGGCGACAAACTGCTGGTGACGGTCGGCGCGCTCATTCCACGAAAGGGGCAGCAGTTCGTCATCCGCGCCTTGCCGGAGCTGCCGGACACGCACCTCGCGCTGGTCGGTACGGGAGCGGACCGTGACGCCCTCGCCCAGCTCGCCTTCGAGTGCGACGTTTCGCATCGCGTGCACTTTCTCGGCAGCCTCGATCACGGGACGCTGCCGATGGTGCTGGGCGCTGCCAATGCCATGGTCCTGCCCTCGGCCAGCGAGGGCCTTGCCAATGCCTGGGTCGAGGCGCTCGCCTGCGGCATTCCGCTGGTCATTACCGACGCGGGCGGCGCGCGCGAACTGCTGACGCGGCCGGAAGCTGGGCGCATCGTCGAACGCAGCGTTGCAGGCGTTGCCGATGGCGTTCGCGAGGTATTTGCAGCCGGCTACAAGAAGAAGGACGTCGCCTCGAGCGTCGACCACTTCAGCTGGGAGGCCAACGCCGCCGCGCTGGCCGCCTATTACGAAAGCCTGCTAACCTAG
- the secF gene encoding protein translocase subunit SecF, with translation MKLLKLVPENTNIKFLRWRVPFYVVSLLLIAASWALVFTKGLNYGVDFAGGQEITGTFLEEQEAPIGELRGTLSTLGLGEPVIQRFGDDNQVSIRVRLPEEAEGDPAAANRIANQIIGAVTEAHADFRVDSNNTVSGKVSGEFRETALYALLFAMLAIAAYIWIRFEWQFGVGALFALFHDVSLTLGMFALFQLEFSLQIIAAILAIIGYSLNDTIVVYDRIRENLKKYRKMELPELLDLSVNETLARTVMTSLTLLVALIPLLLFGPASLFGLTAAIVLGIFVGTYSSVYMAAPILVWLGVTSNSFVPEETVAERQEKKARGEI, from the coding sequence ATGAAACTGCTCAAGCTCGTCCCCGAAAACACCAACATCAAGTTCCTGCGCTGGCGGGTACCCTTTTACGTCGTCAGCCTGCTGCTGATTGCGGCCAGCTGGGCGCTGGTGTTTACCAAGGGCCTCAACTACGGCGTTGACTTCGCCGGCGGCCAGGAAATCACCGGCACCTTCCTCGAAGAGCAGGAAGCCCCCATCGGTGAACTGCGCGGCACGCTCAGCACGCTGGGGCTCGGCGAACCGGTGATCCAGCGCTTCGGCGACGATAACCAGGTCTCCATCCGCGTGCGGCTGCCGGAAGAGGCCGAGGGCGATCCCGCGGCCGCCAACCGCATCGCCAACCAGATCATCGGCGCGGTGACGGAAGCGCATGCGGATTTCCGTGTCGATTCGAACAACACCGTCTCGGGCAAGGTGTCCGGTGAATTCCGCGAGACTGCGCTCTACGCGCTGCTGTTCGCCATGCTGGCGATTGCCGCCTACATCTGGATTCGTTTCGAATGGCAGTTCGGCGTGGGCGCGCTGTTCGCGCTGTTCCACGACGTCAGCCTGACGCTGGGCATGTTCGCGCTGTTCCAGCTGGAATTCAGCCTGCAGATCATCGCCGCAATCCTGGCCATCATCGGCTACTCGCTGAACGACACCATCGTCGTCTACGACCGTATCCGCGAGAACCTGAAGAAGTACCGCAAGATGGAGCTGCCCGAGCTGCTCGACCTGTCGGTGAACGAGACGCTGGCGCGTACGGTGATGACCTCGCTGACGCTGCTCGTCGCGCTGATCCCGCTGCTGCTCTTCGGCCCGGCCAGCCTGTTCGGCCTGACCGCCGCCATCGTGCTGGGCATCTTCGTGGGTACCTATTCCTCGGTCTACATGGCGGCGCCGATCCTGGTGTGGCTGGGCGTGACCAGCAACAGCTTCGTGCCCGAGGAAACCGTGGCCGAGCGGCAGGAAAAGAAGGCTCGCGGCGAGATCTAG
- the secD gene encoding protein translocase subunit SecD: protein MLDFPLWKRISLWAITLLVALAAVPSITSLTGVDLPDWAEGPEVNLGLDLAGGSHILLEADPAQVERQRLETMEESVRTALRDAQPRIQIGDVSTADNRLSFMLEDASEIDRAREELLPLINGSGLVAEWQLQVVDGSRFVLTQTEQGLDQAVTDAMDSATDVVRRRIDDLGTREPTIIRQGDNRIVVQVPGLEDPQQLKDLLGQTARLEFKLVAPSLQFEMTEEEARARAIPGTEWVPYAEDNVQAGLGMVVNRLGGIRGDSLTNAQQSFDAQTNEPVVGIQFDAQGGARFAQLSTQNVDRRFAIILDDEVISAPSFNEPILSGSAQISGGFTVESANALAISLRSGALPVDLTIIEERTVGPDLGRDSIVAGAVAMGIGSMLVVLLMVATYGRFGIYSTVALVFNVLMVLGIMAVMNTTLTLPGIAGFVLTIGAAVDANVLINERIREERRRGRRVVAAVENGYKEASRAIYDANVTNFIAGVLLFLFGSGPVRGFAVVLIIGLFTSVFTAVTLTRMWVAGWLRDKRPSDINV, encoded by the coding sequence ATGCTCGATTTTCCTCTCTGGAAACGCATTTCGCTCTGGGCCATCACGCTGCTGGTGGCCCTGGCGGCGGTGCCTTCCATCACTTCGCTGACGGGCGTGGACCTGCCGGACTGGGCCGAAGGGCCCGAAGTCAACCTCGGCCTCGACCTTGCCGGTGGCAGCCACATCCTGCTGGAGGCCGACCCGGCGCAGGTTGAGCGCCAGCGGCTGGAAACCATGGAAGAGAGCGTGCGCACGGCGCTGCGCGACGCCCAGCCGCGTATCCAGATCGGCGATGTGTCGACTGCCGACAACCGCCTGTCCTTCATGCTGGAGGATGCCAGCGAGATCGACCGCGCCCGCGAGGAACTGCTGCCGCTGATCAACGGCAGTGGCTTGGTGGCCGAATGGCAGCTGCAGGTCGTCGACGGCAGCCGCTTCGTGCTGACGCAGACGGAGCAGGGCCTCGACCAGGCCGTGACCGATGCGATGGACTCCGCCACCGACGTGGTGCGCCGCCGTATCGACGATCTCGGCACGCGTGAGCCGACCATCATCCGGCAGGGTGACAACCGCATCGTGGTGCAGGTGCCGGGCCTGGAAGACCCGCAGCAGCTGAAAGACCTGCTGGGCCAGACCGCCCGCCTCGAATTCAAGCTGGTTGCCCCCAGCCTGCAGTTCGAAATGACCGAGGAAGAGGCGCGCGCCCGCGCCATTCCGGGTACCGAATGGGTGCCCTATGCGGAGGACAACGTGCAGGCCGGCCTGGGCATGGTGGTCAACCGGCTTGGCGGCATCCGCGGCGACAGCCTGACCAATGCGCAGCAGAGCTTCGACGCGCAGACCAACGAACCGGTGGTCGGAATCCAGTTCGACGCGCAGGGCGGTGCCCGCTTCGCGCAGCTTTCCACCCAGAACGTCGATCGCCGCTTCGCCATCATCCTCGATGACGAGGTGATCTCGGCGCCGTCGTTCAACGAACCGATCCTCAGCGGCTCGGCGCAGATTTCCGGCGGCTTCACCGTCGAAAGCGCCAATGCGCTGGCAATCTCGCTGCGTTCGGGCGCGCTGCCGGTGGACCTGACCATCATCGAGGAACGCACTGTCGGCCCCGACCTTGGCCGCGATTCGATCGTGGCCGGCGCCGTGGCCATGGGTATCGGTTCGATGCTGGTCGTACTGCTGATGGTTGCCACTTACGGCCGCTTCGGCATCTATTCGACCGTAGCGCTGGTCTTCAACGTGCTGATGGTGCTGGGCATCATGGCGGTGATGAACACCACGCTGACGCTGCCCGGCATTGCCGGCTTCGTGCTGACTATCGGCGCAGCGGTGGACGCCAACGTGCTGATCAACGAACGTATCCGCGAGGAACGACGACGCGGGCGCCGCGTCGTGGCGGCGGTGGAGAATGGCTACAAGGAAGCCAGCCGCGCCATCTACGACGCCAACGTCACCAACTTCATCGCCGGTGTGCTGCTGTTCCTGTTCGGCTCCGGACCAGTGCGCGGCTTTGCCGTCGTCCTCATCATCGGCCTGTTCACCTCGGTCTTCACCGCGGTGACGCTCACCCGCATGTGGGTCGCTGGCTGGCTGCGCGACAAGCGCCCCAGCGACATCAACGTGTAA
- the yajC gene encoding preprotein translocase subunit YajC, with product MLDFLAAAGAADAPPGWLQFLPIVGMILIFWFLLFRPQMKRAKEHQQKVASMKKNDKVVTAGGIVGKVVKVDDDYAEVEIAQGTRVKIVKSTIGDILPPGGKPAND from the coding sequence ATGCTTGATTTCCTCGCCGCCGCCGGAGCTGCCGATGCCCCTCCCGGCTGGCTCCAGTTCCTGCCCATTGTCGGTATGATCCTGATCTTCTGGTTCCTGCTGTTCCGCCCGCAGATGAAGCGCGCGAAGGAGCACCAGCAAAAGGTCGCCTCCATGAAGAAGAACGACAAGGTCGTGACTGCCGGCGGCATCGTCGGCAAGGTCGTGAAGGTGGATGACGACTATGCCGAAGTCGAAATCGCTCAGGGCACGCGGGTGAAGATCGTCAAGAGCACGATCGGCGACATCCTGCCGCCCGGTGGCAAGCCGGCCAACGACTGA
- a CDS encoding toll/interleukin-1 receptor domain-containing protein, whose product MAKHYCAFISYSHADAGFARWLHGRLETYRFPKSVVGTPTGHGPLPARLPPIFRDREELPAATSLTEEVVAALAKSRALVVICSPAAAASQWVNREIELFRELHPDRPILPALVAGEPATAFPSTLLDVSEEAKPLAADFRPNTDGKRLALLKLVAGVADVPLAQLMQRDAQRRLRRVTAVTVAAVALLLVMSAMTYLAIQARNEAEHQRAEAEGLVQYMLTDLRTELRGVGRLDIMSGVNQRVLGYYSAQGDLDDLPDDSLQWWARTLHAISEDEQEACDYDSAIAFINQSHRTTASLLEREPRNPERVFAHAQSEFYVGAAAWQLRELERTETHWRGYLTQARALAELEPDTARSAMELGYAHGNMCEVLGRDPARRAEAIANCRQSIVHVEQAISRDPAEDGYVAALANRLGWLADILVEVEEYDEAFDHRQRELDLLTALLASSPRNFDLQQRAVAPLIGMGEIELLRGHKPEAVQMLSRAAGDLEQLAEQNAETRDSIAATRIRTLLLLARAMAGPDGAPQQRYLNEAREIFVAANVGSSCRGVQRFEEFLETEGETT is encoded by the coding sequence ATGGCGAAGCATTATTGCGCCTTCATCAGTTACAGCCACGCCGATGCCGGCTTTGCCCGCTGGCTGCATGGGCGGCTGGAGACCTATCGTTTTCCCAAGTCCGTCGTCGGCACGCCGACCGGGCATGGCCCCCTGCCGGCACGGCTGCCGCCGATCTTTCGCGACCGCGAGGAATTGCCCGCCGCCACCAGCCTGACAGAGGAGGTGGTGGCCGCGCTGGCCAAGTCTCGCGCCCTGGTGGTCATCTGCTCCCCCGCTGCGGCAGCGTCACAATGGGTCAACCGGGAGATCGAACTCTTCCGGGAGCTGCACCCGGACCGCCCCATCCTGCCCGCGCTGGTCGCCGGGGAACCTGCCACCGCGTTCCCGTCGACCCTGCTGGATGTCAGCGAAGAGGCCAAACCGCTGGCGGCAGACTTCCGGCCCAACACGGACGGCAAGCGGCTTGCCCTGCTGAAGCTGGTGGCTGGCGTGGCCGACGTGCCGCTGGCCCAGTTGATGCAGCGCGATGCCCAGCGCCGGCTGCGGCGCGTGACGGCAGTCACGGTGGCCGCGGTCGCACTGCTGCTAGTCATGAGCGCCATGACCTACCTCGCCATCCAGGCCCGCAACGAAGCCGAGCACCAGCGTGCCGAGGCCGAGGGGCTGGTGCAGTACATGCTCACCGACCTGCGGACCGAATTGCGCGGCGTCGGGAGGCTGGACATCATGAGCGGCGTGAACCAGCGGGTTCTGGGCTATTACTCGGCCCAGGGCGACCTCGACGACTTGCCGGACGATAGCCTGCAGTGGTGGGCGCGTACGCTGCACGCGATCAGCGAGGACGAGCAGGAGGCCTGCGATTACGACAGCGCCATTGCCTTCATCAATCAGTCGCACCGGACAACCGCCAGCCTGCTGGAGCGGGAGCCGCGCAATCCCGAACGGGTCTTCGCGCATGCCCAGAGCGAGTTCTACGTCGGCGCCGCCGCCTGGCAGCTACGCGAGCTCGAGCGTACCGAAACCCACTGGCGCGGATACTTGACCCAAGCCCGGGCGCTGGCGGAGCTCGAGCCGGATACGGCCCGAAGCGCCATGGAGCTTGGCTACGCCCATGGGAACATGTGCGAGGTGCTGGGCCGCGATCCGGCGCGACGCGCGGAAGCCATCGCCAATTGCCGGCAGTCCATCGTCCATGTCGAACAGGCGATCAGTCGGGACCCCGCCGAGGACGGGTACGTGGCTGCGCTGGCCAATCGCCTGGGGTGGCTGGCCGACATACTGGTGGAAGTGGAGGAATATGACGAAGCCTTCGACCACCGGCAGCGCGAACTTGACCTGCTCACCGCCCTGCTGGCTTCCAGTCCCCGCAATTTCGACCTGCAACAGCGCGCGGTGGCGCCGTTGATCGGCATGGGCGAAATCGAGTTGCTGAGGGGCCATAAGCCGGAAGCGGTGCAGATGTTGTCGCGCGCGGCGGGCGATCTGGAACAGCTGGCCGAACAGAACGCGGAAACGCGAGACAGCATCGCCGCGACCCGGATCCGCACCTTGCTGCTGCTGGCACGCGCCATGGCCGGGCCCGACGGTGCGCCGCAGCAACGCTATCTGAATGAAGCCAGGGAAATCTTCGTTGCAGCCAATGTCGGATCCTCCTGCAGGGGCGTGCAACGGTTCGAGGAATTCCTGGAGACGGAGGGAGAGACGACATGA
- a CDS encoding TRAFs-binding domain-containing protein, with the protein MRSHQLRAQIIRHARSGSLDRATALLTEYGEGRSPDDADLCLMLGRILKERGKRAEGSAAADLFLRASERYEQAAGSDQFSYPLINAATLARLAGKDRRAEALAARVLDVLDENPDEAETPYWRHATRAEALLLLGQDVEARAALASAMALAPQAWEDHAVTIGQFTLICEERGLPTAWLDKHRPPRSLQFSGIMDIDPKDEALHRRICETIASENIGFGFGALAAGADILIAECLIERGAMLHVVLPCPRDVFRERSVMAVDPAWGERFDRALEAAASVDELESSSAPDAPSVVLADDVARGMALQNANLLQTSACSLRIVAIDEEPPQQDGSELKAIVLKAARAGGSSYHVPPAGKLVTLGASKSSGGEVIVQEFDTPAAAMVGITGWIAAGHRVVLDYRYRPEGADPAEAHSRLGPMLSVGEAGQVLASKAFAFAMLAQRPEATIESYGEVRSAEGPFDVFLLA; encoded by the coding sequence ATGCGAAGCCACCAGTTACGGGCACAGATCATCCGTCATGCCCGGTCGGGTTCGCTCGATCGGGCCACGGCACTGCTGACCGAATATGGCGAAGGGCGGTCGCCGGACGACGCCGACCTGTGCCTGATGCTGGGCCGCATCCTGAAGGAGCGGGGCAAGCGGGCCGAAGGCTCGGCAGCCGCCGATCTCTTCCTGCGCGCCTCCGAACGCTACGAGCAGGCAGCAGGCAGCGACCAGTTCTCCTATCCGCTGATCAATGCCGCCACCCTGGCCCGGTTGGCCGGAAAGGATCGCCGCGCCGAGGCGCTGGCCGCGCGCGTGCTCGACGTGCTGGATGAAAACCCGGACGAGGCGGAAACGCCCTACTGGCGGCACGCCACGCGGGCGGAAGCCCTGCTGTTGCTAGGCCAGGACGTGGAAGCGCGCGCGGCGCTCGCCTCGGCCATGGCGCTGGCTCCGCAGGCCTGGGAAGACCATGCCGTTACCATCGGCCAGTTCACGCTGATCTGCGAGGAACGCGGCCTCCCGACGGCATGGCTCGACAAGCATCGCCCGCCGCGTTCGCTGCAGTTCAGCGGGATCATGGATATCGACCCCAAGGATGAGGCGCTGCACCGCCGCATCTGCGAGACCATCGCCAGCGAGAACATCGGCTTCGGCTTCGGGGCGCTGGCAGCGGGAGCGGATATCCTCATTGCCGAGTGCCTGATCGAACGCGGGGCCATGCTGCACGTCGTCCTGCCCTGCCCGCGCGACGTCTTTCGCGAGCGTTCGGTCATGGCGGTCGATCCCGCATGGGGAGAGCGCTTCGACCGTGCCCTGGAAGCGGCGGCATCGGTGGACGAACTGGAAAGCAGTTCCGCGCCCGATGCCCCGTCGGTGGTGCTTGCCGATGATGTCGCGCGCGGAATGGCGCTGCAGAATGCCAACCTGCTGCAGACCAGTGCCTGTTCGCTGCGCATCGTCGCCATCGACGAGGAGCCACCCCAGCAGGATGGCTCCGAGCTGAAGGCAATCGTGCTCAAGGCGGCGCGGGCCGGCGGCAGCTCCTACCACGTACCCCCTGCGGGCAAACTGGTGACGCTGGGCGCGAGCAAGTCGTCCGGCGGCGAGGTAATCGTGCAGGAGTTCGACACGCCCGCAGCCGCGATGGTCGGCATCACCGGCTGGATCGCGGCAGGCCACAGGGTCGTGCTAGACTATCGCTACCGGCCCGAAGGCGCAGATCCGGCGGAGGCCCATTCCCGGCTCGGTCCGATGCTGTCGGTCGGCGAAGCCGGCCAAGTCTTGGCATCGAAGGCCTTCGCCTTTGCCATGTTGGCGCAGCGACCGGAGGCAACGATCGAATCCTACGGCGAGGTCCGCTCCGCCGAAGGCCCGTTCGACGTCTTCCTGCTGGCCTAG
- a CDS encoding Crp/Fnr family transcriptional regulator, with the protein MAETNRIAVIRALFGCAEDTADEISRSAIWRSNKAGEPVLHQGSDHGACNMVVSGSADLKLLGQDGRYSQIATIEVGEPFGVYPAADVMTTDVVARRDLEHISIDAGVLARIAEVRADLGAALARLFAKQLQALLGRFAARLTLSATGRVYEQLLLEMDEDRRIAPVPVVAALAVQAQTTRETASRAVSALERRGIIERHPDHWRVTSPRMLEEMLV; encoded by the coding sequence ATGGCCGAGACGAACCGCATTGCTGTGATCCGCGCGCTGTTCGGCTGTGCCGAGGATACGGCGGATGAAATCTCCCGGTCAGCCATCTGGCGGTCGAACAAGGCGGGTGAGCCGGTGCTGCACCAGGGCAGCGATCACGGCGCCTGCAACATGGTGGTCAGCGGTTCGGCGGACCTGAAGCTGCTGGGTCAGGACGGGCGCTACTCGCAGATCGCCACGATCGAGGTGGGCGAACCCTTCGGCGTCTATCCCGCCGCCGACGTGATGACGACCGACGTGGTCGCGCGCCGGGATCTGGAGCATATCAGCATCGATGCCGGCGTGCTGGCGCGGATCGCCGAGGTGCGGGCCGACCTTGGCGCGGCGCTGGCGCGGCTGTTCGCCAAGCAGCTCCAGGCCCTGCTGGGGCGCTTTGCCGCGCGGTTGACGCTGTCGGCGACGGGCCGCGTTTACGAACAGCTGCTGCTGGAAATGGACGAAGATCGCCGCATCGCGCCGGTCCCGGTCGTCGCTGCGCTGGCCGTGCAGGCGCAGACCACGCGTGAAACCGCTTCGCGCGCCGTCAGTGCGCTGGAACGGCGCGGCATCATCGAGCGGCATCCCGATCACTGGCGGGTGACTTCGCCGCGCATGCTGGAGGAAATGCTGGTCTAG
- a CDS encoding DUF6152 family protein has protein sequence MRFAKISACLLALAAFGATPSTAHHSYSMFDMQRTIVLDATVVQFRWSNPHAFIRVNVQAGDEVELWSIEMTSPNNLVQEGWTRRTLRQGDRVQLYVHPLRSGAQGGSYAGVRLPDGSTLGEVE, from the coding sequence ATGCGATTTGCCAAGATTTCCGCTTGCCTGCTGGCACTGGCCGCCTTCGGCGCCACGCCCAGCACGGCGCATCATTCCTATTCGATGTTCGACATGCAGCGCACCATCGTGCTCGATGCCACGGTGGTGCAGTTCCGCTGGTCGAACCCCCACGCCTTCATCCGCGTCAACGTGCAGGCAGGCGACGAGGTGGAGCTGTGGTCGATCGAGATGACCAGCCCCAACAACCTCGTGCAGGAGGGCTGGACCCGCCGCACGCTGCGGCAAGGCGACAGGGTGCAGCTCTACGTCCACCCGCTACGTAGCGGGGCGCAGGGCGGCAGCTATGCCGGTGTGCGCCTGCCTGACGGTTCGACGCTGGGCGAGGTCGAATGA
- a CDS encoding DUF6152 family protein, whose amino-acid sequence MKRLALGAMAAALALAGGASAHHSFAMFDQRQIMTLEGTVTEFQWTNPHAFIEMDVPQQGQVVHWSIELNSPNNLRRQGWRRNSLTPEEEITLRMNPLRNGHHGGLFLDLVKADGTVLDSGLPKNGTPVNVPQL is encoded by the coding sequence ATGAAGCGTTTGGCTTTGGGCGCGATGGCTGCCGCACTGGCCCTGGCGGGCGGTGCCTCCGCACATCACAGCTTCGCCATGTTCGACCAGCGCCAGATCATGACGCTGGAAGGCACGGTCACCGAATTCCAGTGGACCAACCCGCACGCCTTCATCGAGATGGATGTGCCGCAACAGGGGCAGGTGGTGCACTGGTCGATCGAGCTGAACAGCCCGAACAACCTGCGGCGGCAGGGCTGGCGGCGCAATTCGCTGACTCCGGAGGAGGAAATCACCCTGCGCATGAACCCGCTGCGCAACGGCCATCATGGCGGCCTGTTCCTCGACCTGGTCAAGGCCGACGGCACGGTGCTCGATTCCGGCCTGCCGAAGAACGGCACGCCCGTTAACGTCCCGCAATTGTGA
- a CDS encoding carbonic anhydrase has protein sequence MYRKFFAGAAVIGLLAAPATATDWTYEGETGADRWGHLHTDFEMCERGIMQSPIDLGAGNVNATGEVEVMVHWNAGPLTILNNGHTVQANFAEGSHLMSGGKTFNLVQVHFHTPSEHAVDGERFPLTAHFVHASDAGELAVLGVMYVEGDAHSEMQKLVDAAPAEAADAATVDGVTFDPAMLLPANDGEIEVYRYMGSLTTPPCSEGVNWHVVPEPVEVSAEQIAAMEGVMGMNARPLQLLNGRLLVAPE, from the coding sequence ATGTATCGCAAGTTCTTTGCCGGCGCCGCCGTGATCGGCCTGCTGGCTGCCCCTGCCACCGCCACCGACTGGACCTACGAAGGCGAAACCGGCGCTGACCGCTGGGGCCACCTGCACACCGATTTCGAAATGTGCGAGCGCGGCATCATGCAGTCGCCGATCGACCTGGGCGCTGGCAACGTGAACGCCACCGGCGAAGTCGAAGTGATGGTGCACTGGAACGCCGGGCCCCTGACCATCCTCAACAACGGCCACACCGTGCAGGCGAACTTCGCCGAAGGTTCGCACCTGATGAGCGGCGGCAAGACCTTCAACTTGGTGCAGGTCCACTTCCACACGCCGTCCGAGCATGCCGTCGATGGCGAACGCTTCCCGCTGACCGCGCACTTCGTCCACGCCAGCGATGCCGGCGAACTGGCTGTGCTGGGCGTGATGTACGTCGAGGGCGACGCGCATTCGGAAATGCAGAAGCTGGTCGACGCCGCGCCTGCCGAGGCAGCCGATGCCGCGACTGTGGATGGCGTGACCTTCGATCCCGCCATGCTGCTGCCCGCGAACGACGGTGAAATCGAAGTCTATCGCTACATGGGTTCGCTCACCACGCCGCCGTGCAGCGAGGGTGTGAACTGGCACGTCGTGCCCGAGCCGGTGGAAGTCAGCGCCGAGCAGATTGCCGCCATGGAAGGCGTGATGGGCATGAACGCCCGTCCGCTGCAGCTGCTCAACGGCCGCCTGCTGGTCGCTCCGGAGTAA